One genomic segment of Protaetiibacter intestinalis includes these proteins:
- a CDS encoding sensor histidine kinase yields MTAASSPSPGPHVGGGAVDGTWIFPVRDAALATRSALVAAAATLSLVLLGVLWLLSAILILGEPGSLVVWTPLALVPLAACCVAAWRWDPITPAGYVAIGAAAVGSLVALTVAVVGSPAQAFAGTASFFLSMSTNIVVLIGATSDRWTGGILGAIGGWVVGEGTIAITAAFVGLPWRLDVPPIAIAVGLALAYAMFPLARARGRRGTALLEQADNRTRTRTLREFEGRESIAQLHDTLLSELAALALREPGPLGAEERARLERGLESSAMLPVLRGERTPDAPGVGAWLTSIGVAGGVRVRLEGDIAALDELTEPAAGALRSSLEQCIVNVARHAGVSEAWVAVTASAGQLSVTVVDEGVGFDPDTVPADRLGLSESVRGRVERCGGSVRVWSSPGAGTSVNIVVPTEG; encoded by the coding sequence ATGACCGCAGCGTCGTCACCGTCGCCCGGTCCGCACGTGGGAGGCGGGGCCGTGGACGGCACCTGGATCTTCCCGGTGCGCGATGCCGCCCTCGCCACCCGTTCGGCACTGGTGGCGGCGGCCGCGACGCTGAGCCTCGTGCTGCTCGGGGTGCTCTGGCTGCTGAGCGCCATCCTGATCCTCGGCGAGCCGGGCAGCCTCGTCGTGTGGACGCCGCTCGCGCTCGTGCCGCTCGCCGCGTGCTGCGTCGCCGCCTGGCGATGGGATCCGATCACCCCCGCGGGTTACGTCGCGATCGGTGCGGCCGCGGTCGGCTCGCTCGTGGCCCTCACCGTCGCCGTCGTCGGGTCGCCGGCGCAGGCGTTCGCCGGCACGGCGAGCTTCTTCCTCTCCATGTCGACCAACATCGTCGTGCTGATCGGCGCGACCTCCGACCGGTGGACGGGCGGCATCCTCGGCGCGATCGGCGGCTGGGTGGTCGGCGAGGGCACCATCGCGATCACGGCCGCGTTCGTGGGGCTGCCGTGGCGGCTCGACGTGCCGCCCATCGCGATCGCGGTCGGACTCGCCCTCGCCTACGCGATGTTCCCGCTCGCGCGGGCGCGCGGGCGACGCGGCACGGCGCTGCTCGAGCAGGCCGACAACCGCACGCGCACCCGAACCCTGCGCGAGTTCGAGGGCCGCGAGTCGATCGCGCAACTGCACGACACCCTGCTGAGTGAGCTGGCCGCCCTCGCCCTCCGCGAGCCCGGCCCGCTCGGCGCCGAGGAGCGCGCCCGGCTCGAACGCGGGCTCGAGTCGAGCGCCATGCTGCCCGTGCTGCGCGGGGAGCGCACCCCGGATGCGCCGGGCGTGGGCGCGTGGCTCACCTCGATCGGCGTCGCCGGCGGGGTGCGGGTGCGGCTCGAGGGCGACATCGCGGCGCTCGACGAGCTGACGGAGCCCGCGGCCGGTGCGCTGCGCTCCTCCCTCGAGCAGTGCATCGTCAACGTCGCCCGTCACGCGGGGGTCTCCGAGGCCTGGGTCGCCGTCACCGCATCCGCCGGGCAGTTGAGCGTGACGGTCGTCGACGAGGGCGTCGGCTTCGACCCCGACACGGTGCCCGCGGACCGTCTGGGCCTCAGCGAGTCGGTGCGCGGGCGCGTCGAGCGCTGCGGCGGCAGCGTGCGGGTGTGGAGCAGCCCCGGAGCCGGCACCTCCGTCAACATCGTCGTGCCGACGGAGGGCTGA
- a CDS encoding DUF2510 domain-containing protein, which yields MTDPANTASAAAPGWYPDASGAQRWWDGRGWTDHVAAPATPTGYAQAQPLVRPALPEGTRVDTVWVWLVATVSLLASSAVFLFDFSGYMRVVIGLSYGLGGTEALTRFFAVYFLIMGLSVLAYALTVIAAYRDYRHLTAVGVVRPFHWAFAFIPMPLVYLIGRLVVLRKVIRTAGWPLWVHVALYAALLIGSIVWSVALTMQMLNEFPGYFGVYSSS from the coding sequence ATGACCGACCCCGCGAACACCGCATCCGCCGCCGCACCCGGCTGGTACCCCGACGCCTCGGGTGCCCAGCGCTGGTGGGACGGCCGGGGCTGGACCGACCACGTCGCGGCGCCCGCGACGCCCACCGGTTACGCGCAGGCTCAGCCGCTCGTGCGACCGGCGCTGCCGGAGGGCACCCGCGTCGACACCGTGTGGGTGTGGCTCGTCGCGACCGTCTCGCTGCTCGCGTCGAGCGCGGTCTTCCTGTTCGACTTCTCCGGCTACATGCGCGTCGTCATCGGCCTCTCGTACGGCCTGGGCGGCACCGAGGCGCTCACCCGCTTCTTCGCCGTCTACTTCCTGATCATGGGCCTCTCGGTGCTCGCCTATGCGCTCACCGTGATCGCCGCATACCGCGACTACCGACACCTCACGGCGGTGGGCGTCGTGCGCCCGTTCCATTGGGCGTTCGCCTTCATCCCGATGCCGCTCGTCTACCTCATCGGTCGCCTCGTCGTGCTGCGCAAGGTGATCCGCACCGCGGGCTGGCCGCTGTGGGTGCACGTCGCGCTCTACGCCGCGCTGCTCATCGGCTCGATCGTCTGGTCGGTCGCGCTGACCATGCAGATGCTGAACGAGTTCCCCGGCTACTTCGGCGTCTACTCCTCCAGCTGA
- a CDS encoding MaoC family dehydratase N-terminal domain-containing protein, whose product MSVNPELQGRSYPPTAPYLVGREKVREFARAVYATSPLHHDPEAARAAGYADVVAPPTFGVVVQEHALAVLLADPEAGIDFSRVVHGDQRFAFSRPIVAGDELTATLTVTSVKTLGGHSMVTADALIADAAGEHVVTATSSLVVRGDE is encoded by the coding sequence GTGAGCGTCAACCCCGAACTGCAGGGCCGCAGCTACCCGCCGACCGCCCCCTACCTCGTGGGCCGCGAGAAGGTGCGCGAGTTCGCGCGGGCCGTCTACGCGACCAGCCCCCTCCACCACGACCCCGAGGCGGCGCGCGCCGCCGGCTACGCGGACGTCGTGGCGCCGCCGACGTTCGGCGTCGTCGTGCAGGAGCACGCGCTCGCGGTGCTGCTCGCCGACCCCGAGGCGGGCATCGACTTCTCGCGCGTCGTGCACGGCGACCAGCGCTTCGCGTTCAGCCGCCCCATCGTCGCGGGCGACGAGCTCACCGCCACCCTCACCGTCACGAGCGTCAAGACGCTCGGCGGCCACTCGATGGTCACCGCCGACGCGCTCATCGCCGACGCGGCGGGCGAGCACGTCGTCACCGCCACCTCCAGCCTCGTCGTGCGGGGCGACGAATGA
- a CDS encoding MaoC/PaaZ C-terminal domain-containing protein: MSAPAVSALALGEVVAEAEFLLHRDSLVRYAGASGDFNPIHYRDDVAASVGLPGVLAHGMLTMGLAVQPVVDWVGDPGRVLDYQVRFTRPVVVDPVDGAVVTVVAKVGRIDEAGARIDLTVSFNGETVLGKAQAVVRLDA, encoded by the coding sequence ATGAGCGCCCCCGCCGTCTCCGCGCTCGCCCTCGGCGAGGTCGTCGCCGAGGCGGAGTTCCTGCTCCACCGCGACTCCCTCGTGCGCTACGCGGGTGCATCCGGCGACTTCAACCCCATCCACTACCGCGACGACGTTGCCGCATCCGTGGGCCTGCCCGGCGTGCTCGCGCACGGGATGCTGACCATGGGCCTCGCCGTGCAGCCGGTCGTCGACTGGGTGGGCGACCCCGGCCGCGTGCTCGACTACCAGGTGCGGTTCACACGCCCCGTCGTGGTCGACCCCGTCGACGGCGCCGTCGTCACCGTCGTCGCCAAGGTAGGCCGCATCGACGAGGCCGGCGCGCGCATCGACCTGACGGTGAGCTTCAACGGCGAGACCGTGCTCGGCAAGGCGCAGGCGGTCGTGCGGCTGGACGCGTGA
- a CDS encoding UDP-N-acetylmuramate dehydrogenase, whose product MTVVELADVTTLRVGGPARELRAPGTRDELVATAREVWETGEDWLLLGGGSNVVIADEGFDGTVIRVATRGIDIAVDADGRHARVRAAAGESWDGLVAATVQAGLAGVEALSGIPGTVGAAPVQNIGAYGQELGERLVGIDFLDYATGEVLRLDARELGLGYRTSALKRGRAGIVLAVELDLDAGGHSGPVAYAQLSTALGVALGDRVPLADARRAVLALRASKGMVLDAADPDSVSAGSFFTNPIVSESFARALPAEAPRWPVADEEADRVLAPGEDVPPLASAEYRVKLSAAWLIERSGIARGFALPGSRAAISSKHTLAIVNCGGATASEIVQLAGYVQTRVLAEFGVRLQPEPVFVGVSL is encoded by the coding sequence GTGACCGTGGTCGAACTCGCCGACGTCACGACGCTGCGGGTCGGCGGCCCGGCGCGCGAGCTGCGCGCCCCGGGCACCCGCGACGAGCTCGTCGCGACCGCGCGCGAGGTGTGGGAGACGGGCGAGGACTGGCTGCTGCTCGGCGGCGGCTCCAATGTCGTCATCGCCGACGAGGGCTTCGACGGCACCGTGATCCGGGTGGCGACGCGCGGCATCGACATCGCGGTGGACGCCGACGGGCGCCACGCGCGCGTGCGCGCCGCCGCGGGGGAGAGCTGGGACGGGCTCGTCGCGGCGACCGTGCAGGCGGGGCTCGCGGGCGTCGAGGCGCTCTCCGGCATCCCCGGCACGGTGGGCGCGGCGCCCGTGCAGAACATCGGCGCCTACGGGCAGGAGCTCGGCGAGCGGCTCGTCGGCATCGACTTCCTCGACTACGCGACGGGTGAGGTGCTGCGGCTCGACGCCCGCGAGCTGGGCCTCGGCTACCGCACGAGCGCGCTCAAGCGCGGCCGCGCGGGCATCGTGCTCGCGGTCGAGCTCGACCTCGACGCGGGCGGGCACTCCGGCCCCGTCGCCTACGCGCAGCTCTCGACCGCGCTCGGGGTGGCGCTCGGCGACCGCGTGCCGCTCGCGGACGCGCGCCGCGCCGTGCTCGCGCTGCGGGCCTCGAAGGGCATGGTGCTCGATGCCGCCGACCCCGACTCGGTGAGCGCCGGCTCCTTCTTCACCAACCCGATCGTCTCCGAGTCGTTCGCCCGCGCGCTGCCCGCGGAGGCGCCGCGCTGGCCCGTCGCCGACGAGGAGGCGGATCGCGTGCTCGCGCCGGGCGAGGACGTGCCGCCCCTGGCATCCGCCGAGTACCGGGTGAAGCTCTCGGCCGCCTGGCTCATCGAGCGCTCGGGCATCGCGCGCGGCTTCGCGCTGCCCGGTTCGCGCGCGGCGATCTCCTCCAAGCACACGCTCGCGATCGTGAACTGCGGGGGCGCGACGGCATCCGAGATCGTGCAGCTCGCGGGCTACGTGCAGACCCGGGTGCTCGCCGAGTTCGGCGTGCGGCTGCAGCCCGAGCCGGTGTTCGTCGGGGTCTCGTTGTGA
- a CDS encoding ribokinase — protein MTDIVVLGSANMDLVVRQPRLPEPGETMFGSSFATVAGGKGLNQAVAAARAGASVAFLGALGGDEFGATLRATLEADGIDTAGIALVERPTGTAHISVLDGGENAIVVVPDANGVRLPLDDVQRAAIRAARYLAVQFERPLELVAEAVAFARSVGVTTVVTPAPVLELPEGFLEQVDVLVPNAAEARALAGVDDEADAARALSRRAGTVVVTRGARGALVARGGELVTEVPAHPVTPVDTTGAGDTFTGVLVARLALGDTEPAALRAASVAAALATTRPGASPSMPTWSEVAPLLG, from the coding sequence GTGACCGACATCGTCGTGCTCGGCAGCGCCAACATGGACCTCGTGGTGCGCCAGCCGCGCCTGCCGGAGCCCGGCGAGACGATGTTCGGCTCGTCGTTCGCGACCGTCGCGGGCGGCAAGGGGCTCAACCAGGCCGTCGCGGCGGCGCGGGCCGGGGCGTCGGTCGCGTTCCTCGGCGCGCTCGGGGGAGACGAGTTCGGGGCGACCCTGCGGGCCACCCTCGAGGCGGACGGCATCGACACCGCCGGGATCGCGCTCGTCGAGCGTCCCACCGGCACCGCGCACATCTCGGTGCTCGACGGCGGCGAGAACGCGATCGTCGTGGTGCCGGATGCGAACGGCGTGCGGCTGCCGCTCGACGACGTGCAGCGGGCCGCGATCCGCGCGGCGCGTTACCTCGCGGTGCAGTTCGAGCGGCCCCTCGAGCTCGTCGCCGAGGCCGTCGCGTTCGCGCGGTCCGTCGGGGTGACGACCGTGGTGACCCCGGCGCCCGTGCTCGAGCTGCCGGAGGGCTTCCTCGAGCAGGTCGACGTGCTCGTGCCGAACGCGGCCGAGGCGCGCGCGCTCGCGGGCGTCGACGACGAGGCGGATGCCGCCCGCGCGCTCTCGCGCCGCGCCGGCACCGTCGTCGTCACGCGCGGCGCCCGCGGGGCGCTCGTCGCACGCGGCGGCGAGCTCGTCACCGAGGTGCCGGCGCACCCGGTGACCCCCGTCGACACGACCGGCGCGGGCGACACCTTCACGGGCGTGCTCGTCGCCCGCCTCGCGCTCGGCGACACCGAGCCCGCGGCCCTGCGCGCCGCATCCGTCGCCGCCGCCCTCGCGACCACCCGCCCCGGCGCATCCCCCTCGATGCCCACCTGGTCCGAGGTGGCGCCGCTCCTCGGCTAG
- a CDS encoding response regulator, which yields MIRILVVDDHPVVRAGIVALLEAAPDVEIAGTAASGEEALALVASTAPDLVVMDLRMPGIDGDEATARILAAHPGVRVLILTTYESDDAILSAIAAGASGYLLKAAPEEELLAGVRAVAAGEVALAPSVSRMLVARTRAPEPPRGPELSPRELEVLRLVAEGLSNREIGARIHLGEATVKTHLLHAFAKLDVNDRTRAVTRAMELKLL from the coding sequence GTGATCCGCATCCTCGTGGTCGACGACCACCCGGTCGTGCGCGCGGGCATCGTGGCGCTGCTCGAGGCGGCGCCCGACGTGGAGATCGCGGGCACCGCGGCGAGCGGCGAGGAGGCGCTCGCACTCGTCGCGTCGACGGCGCCCGACCTCGTCGTGATGGATCTGCGGATGCCGGGGATCGACGGCGACGAGGCGACCGCCCGCATCCTGGCCGCGCATCCGGGGGTGCGGGTGCTGATCCTCACGACCTACGAGTCGGATGACGCGATCCTGTCGGCGATCGCCGCGGGGGCGAGCGGCTACCTGCTGAAGGCGGCGCCCGAGGAGGAGCTGCTCGCGGGGGTGCGCGCGGTGGCGGCGGGCGAGGTGGCGCTCGCGCCGAGCGTCAGCCGGATGCTCGTGGCGCGCACGCGGGCACCCGAGCCGCCGCGCGGTCCGGAGCTGAGCCCCCGGGAGCTGGAGGTGCTGCGGCTCGTGGCGGAGGGGCTCTCGAACCGCGAGATCGGCGCCCGCATCCACCTCGGCGAGGCCACGGTGAAGACGCACCTGCTGCACGCCTTCGCGAAGCTCGACGTGAACGACCGCACCCGCGCCGTGACGCGCGCGATGGAGCTGAAGCTCCTCTAG
- a CDS encoding sensor histidine kinase: MLRSRWWLAVLATATIAPVVFLLVGGAPAASIATGAGVGAGYAIAFLLLFRHTSEGNAPAIALTALTVLFAGALTALEPMFAISQALAYPLAWVLARGRGPAIVASAAVAVAVGAGFFVSIPGPDAWQAVLVSQVVSFGFAIIMGTWISRIASLGEEKARLLDELTAAQDELGRLHRDAGVTSERARMSREVHDTVAQSLTGLVLLAQRARREAASGAVDDETLELIETGARDALAETRALVAAAAPVELATGGIGEALERLAERFERETRIRVTAATSLAAPLDRDAEVVLLRCAQEGLANVRKHSRAGSARLELVADAREARLRVADDGRGFASDAEPGGFGLAGLRERLALAGGTLEVDGTPGATAIVATLPIGGAA; this comes from the coding sequence ATGCTGAGGTCGCGTTGGTGGCTGGCGGTGCTCGCCACCGCCACGATCGCCCCCGTCGTGTTCCTCCTCGTCGGGGGCGCCCCCGCCGCGTCGATCGCGACGGGGGCCGGCGTGGGTGCGGGCTATGCGATCGCCTTCCTGCTGCTGTTCCGCCACACGAGCGAGGGCAACGCCCCGGCGATCGCCCTGACCGCCCTGACCGTGCTGTTCGCCGGGGCGCTCACCGCGCTCGAGCCGATGTTCGCGATCTCGCAGGCCCTCGCCTACCCGCTCGCCTGGGTGCTCGCCCGCGGCCGGGGGCCGGCGATCGTCGCGAGCGCGGCGGTCGCGGTCGCGGTGGGTGCGGGGTTCTTCGTGAGCATCCCGGGCCCGGATGCCTGGCAGGCGGTGCTCGTGAGCCAGGTGGTGTCGTTCGGGTTCGCGATCATCATGGGCACCTGGATCTCGCGCATCGCCTCCCTCGGCGAGGAGAAGGCGCGGCTGCTCGACGAGCTCACCGCCGCGCAGGACGAGCTCGGCCGACTGCACCGGGATGCCGGGGTCACCTCGGAGCGGGCGCGCATGTCGCGCGAGGTGCACGACACGGTCGCGCAGTCGCTCACCGGCCTCGTGCTGCTGGCCCAGCGCGCCCGACGCGAGGCGGCATCCGGCGCGGTCGACGACGAGACGCTCGAGCTCATCGAGACGGGGGCCCGGGATGCGCTCGCCGAGACGCGCGCGCTCGTCGCGGCGGCCGCGCCCGTGGAGCTCGCCACCGGCGGCATCGGCGAGGCGCTCGAGCGCCTGGCGGAGCGCTTCGAGCGCGAGACGCGCATCCGCGTGACGGCGGCGACCTCGCTCGCCGCGCCGCTCGACCGCGACGCCGAGGTGGTGCTGCTGCGGTGCGCGCAGGAGGGGCTCGCGAACGTGCGCAAGCATTCGCGTGCGGGCTCGGCGCGGCTCGAGCTCGTGGCGGATGCGCGCGAGGCGCGGCTGCGGGTGGCGGACGACGGCCGCGGCTTCGCGTCGGATGCGGAACCCGGCGGCTTCGGGCTCGCGGGCCTGCGCGAGCGGCTGGCGCTCGCGGGCGGCACCCTCGAGGTCGACGGCACGCCGGGCGCGACGGCGATCGTGGCGACGCTGCCGATCGGGGGTGCCGCGTGA
- a CDS encoding ABC transporter permease has protein sequence MTATAPAPAPAAFGLGHALRLGISRVGYEVRSYFRQGDTVFFTFLFPLLMLSIFSVAFSSIEFGQTPDGEPLTAAQYYLPAMLAAGVLLSGLQNLATDIAMEKGDGTLKRLAGTPLPVVGYFIGKIGQVLVTATLQAALIIVVAWLAFGVTLPTDPEAWLTFAWVFLLGVTTCAILGIGLSALPRTGKSATAVVIPIVLVLQFISGVYIQFSMLPEWLQNIANVFPLAWLAHGMRAVFLPDSYAAMEAGGEWNLTGILLVCGIWLVAGLVLTRLTFRWIRKDG, from the coding sequence ATGACCGCCACCGCCCCCGCCCCCGCCCCGGCCGCCTTCGGCCTCGGGCACGCCCTCCGCCTCGGGATCTCGCGCGTCGGGTACGAGGTGCGCTCCTACTTCCGGCAGGGCGACACGGTGTTCTTCACCTTCCTGTTCCCGCTGCTCATGCTCTCGATCTTCTCGGTCGCGTTCAGTTCGATCGAGTTCGGGCAGACCCCCGACGGCGAACCGCTCACCGCCGCCCAGTACTACCTGCCGGCGATGCTCGCGGCCGGTGTGCTGCTCTCGGGGCTGCAGAACCTCGCGACCGACATCGCCATGGAGAAGGGCGACGGCACCCTCAAACGCCTCGCCGGCACCCCGCTGCCGGTGGTCGGCTACTTCATCGGCAAGATCGGCCAGGTGCTCGTCACCGCGACCCTGCAGGCGGCGCTCATCATCGTCGTCGCGTGGCTCGCCTTCGGGGTGACGCTGCCGACCGACCCGGAGGCCTGGCTCACCTTCGCCTGGGTGTTCCTGCTCGGCGTGACCACGTGCGCGATCCTCGGCATCGGCCTCTCGGCCCTGCCGCGCACCGGCAAGAGCGCGACGGCCGTCGTCATCCCGATCGTGCTCGTGCTGCAGTTCATCTCGGGCGTCTACATCCAGTTCTCGATGCTGCCCGAGTGGCTGCAGAACATCGCGAACGTCTTCCCGCTGGCCTGGCTCGCGCACGGGATGCGGGCGGTGTTCCTGCCCGACAGCTACGCGGCGATGGAGGCGGGTGGCGAGTGGAACCTGACCGGCATCCTGCTCGTGTGCGGCATCTGGCTCGTCGCGGGGCTCGTGCTGACCCGGCTCACCTTCCGTTGGATCCGCAAGGATGGCTGA
- a CDS encoding ABC transporter ATP-binding protein, translated as MTTQNVVEVRGLTKSYKGFEAVRGIDLDIRRGETFALLGPNGAGKSTTIEILEGYRARTGGEVRVLGVDPAHGGLAWKARLGIVLQSTGEQGTATVREQLRHFAGFYPNPRDVDEVIAAVGLDEKANTRIAKLSGGQKRRVDVALGIIGRPELLFLDEPTTGFDPEARRQFWRLIRQLADEGTSILLTTHYLDEAAQLADRAGIIARGELVALGAVDELGGADARTPIVRWVERGVVREERTHEPGALVARLAAAGEPERLEVIRPSLEDIYLELVGDSADASATAEGTLV; from the coding sequence ATGACCACCCAGAACGTCGTCGAGGTGCGCGGGCTCACCAAGAGCTACAAGGGGTTCGAGGCCGTGCGCGGCATCGACCTCGACATCCGCCGCGGCGAGACCTTCGCCCTGCTCGGCCCCAACGGCGCCGGCAAGTCCACCACGATCGAGATCCTCGAGGGGTACCGCGCCCGCACGGGCGGCGAGGTGCGCGTGCTCGGGGTCGACCCCGCCCACGGCGGCCTCGCCTGGAAGGCCCGGCTCGGCATCGTGCTGCAGTCGACCGGCGAGCAGGGCACCGCCACCGTGCGCGAACAGCTGCGGCATTTCGCGGGCTTCTACCCGAACCCGCGCGACGTCGACGAGGTGATCGCCGCCGTCGGCCTCGACGAGAAGGCGAACACCCGCATCGCGAAGCTCTCCGGCGGCCAGAAGCGCCGCGTCGACGTCGCCCTCGGCATCATCGGCCGCCCCGAGCTGCTGTTCCTCGACGAGCCGACGACGGGCTTCGACCCCGAGGCCCGCCGCCAGTTCTGGCGCCTCATCCGGCAGCTCGCCGACGAGGGCACGAGCATCCTGCTCACCACCCACTACCTCGACGAGGCCGCCCAGCTCGCCGACCGCGCCGGCATCATCGCCCGCGGCGAGCTCGTGGCGCTCGGCGCCGTGGACGAGCTCGGCGGGGCGGATGCGCGCACGCCGATCGTGCGCTGGGTCGAGCGGGGCGTCGTGCGCGAGGAGCGCACCCACGAGCCCGGCGCGCTCGTCGCCCGGCTCGCCGCCGCCGGCGAGCCCGAGCGGCTCGAGGTGATCCGCCCGAGCCTGGAGGACATCTACCTGGAGCTCGTCGGCGACAGCGCCGACGCATCCGCCACCGCCGAAGGGACCCTCGTATGA
- a CDS encoding TetR/AcrR family transcriptional regulator, giving the protein MTSRAYSSPLRAAQAAQTRRRILEAAAELFARDGYAATSLARLAEASGVSLETVKANGPKSALILAAFDVTFTGEDGGATTIGEREIGARLLATPAEELLPAWVEFITGANERIARLWIALLDASMGDPAVAEGLERLQERRRKDFRDSMAGFRARGLARRPGDDEEFAAALQFLVSPSGYVQLVLDSGWSMTRYRDWLVDTIERTVFTP; this is encoded by the coding sequence ATGACATCCCGCGCCTACAGCTCCCCCCTGCGCGCCGCCCAGGCCGCCCAGACCCGCCGCCGCATCCTCGAGGCCGCCGCCGAGCTCTTCGCCCGCGACGGCTACGCCGCCACCTCGCTCGCCCGGCTCGCCGAGGCATCCGGGGTATCGCTCGAGACGGTGAAGGCCAACGGTCCCAAGAGCGCCCTCATCCTCGCCGCCTTCGACGTCACCTTCACCGGCGAGGACGGCGGCGCCACCACGATCGGCGAACGCGAGATCGGCGCGCGGCTGCTCGCCACGCCCGCCGAGGAGCTGCTGCCCGCGTGGGTCGAGTTCATCACGGGCGCCAACGAGCGCATCGCACGGCTCTGGATCGCCCTGCTCGACGCATCCATGGGAGACCCCGCCGTCGCGGAGGGGCTCGAACGGCTGCAGGAGCGCCGCCGCAAGGACTTCCGCGACTCGATGGCGGGCTTCCGCGCCAGGGGCCTCGCCCGCCGCCCGGGCGATGACGAGGAGTTCGCCGCCGCGCTGCAGTTCCTCGTCTCCCCGAGCGGCTACGTGCAACTCGTGCTCGACTCCGGCTGGAGCATGACCCGCTATCGCGACTGGCTCGTCGACACGATCGAGCGCACCGTCTTCACCCCCTGA
- a CDS encoding glycosyltransferase, with amino-acid sequence MTTASLNLLICSTPVHGHVTPLLAVTRHLIASGHRVRFLTGTRYRDAVEAAGAGWVPLPAEADYDDRDITAAFPGREGLSGPAGIRYDLREIFLRPGPAQLAAVDAAIAEERPDAVLVESMFMGALLLLCRPGERPPVVNLGIVPLGLASRDTAPFGLGIPPKPGLAGRIRNRMLRFVAERIVFGSVQRYARELVERAGGTLTRDFMGSAALADAIVQFTVPSFEYPRSDLPASVHFVGPVSRTTPSTMPLPEWWGDLDGSRPVVHVTQGTVANTDLGALIDPTIEALADDDVLVVVSMGGREVPERAYPANVRIASYLPYDKLLPLTDVMVTNGGYGGVHFAMEHGVPLVTAGLTEDKAEVTARVAWSGAGINLRTDRADAASVRSAVRRLLSDPTFRERSAAIGRDIAASPGVAGLESLLPTLTTVRLH; translated from the coding sequence ATGACCACCGCCTCCCTGAACCTGCTCATCTGCTCGACCCCCGTGCACGGCCACGTCACGCCGCTGCTCGCCGTCACCCGGCACCTCATCGCATCCGGTCACCGGGTGCGCTTCCTCACCGGCACGCGCTATCGCGACGCCGTCGAGGCCGCCGGTGCCGGCTGGGTGCCACTGCCCGCCGAGGCCGACTACGACGACCGCGACATCACGGCCGCCTTCCCGGGGCGCGAGGGCCTGTCGGGCCCCGCCGGCATCCGCTACGACCTGCGCGAGATCTTCCTGCGCCCCGGACCCGCCCAGCTCGCCGCCGTCGACGCCGCGATCGCCGAGGAGCGCCCGGATGCGGTGCTCGTCGAGAGCATGTTCATGGGCGCCCTGCTGCTGCTGTGCCGCCCCGGCGAGCGGCCGCCGGTCGTCAACCTCGGCATCGTTCCGCTCGGCCTCGCGAGCCGCGACACCGCGCCCTTCGGCCTCGGCATCCCGCCGAAGCCGGGGCTCGCCGGCCGCATCCGCAACCGGATGCTGCGCTTCGTCGCGGAGCGGATCGTGTTCGGATCGGTGCAGCGCTACGCGCGCGAGCTGGTGGAGCGGGCGGGTGGCACCCTCACGCGCGACTTCATGGGCAGCGCCGCGCTCGCCGACGCGATCGTGCAGTTCACCGTGCCGTCGTTCGAGTACCCGCGCAGCGACCTGCCCGCGAGCGTGCACTTCGTCGGCCCGGTCTCGCGTACGACGCCCTCGACGATGCCGCTGCCGGAGTGGTGGGGCGACCTCGACGGTTCGAGGCCCGTCGTGCACGTCACCCAGGGCACCGTCGCGAACACCGACCTGGGTGCGCTCATCGACCCCACGATCGAGGCGCTCGCCGACGACGACGTGCTCGTCGTCGTGAGCATGGGGGGCCGCGAGGTGCCCGAGCGCGCGTACCCGGCCAACGTGCGCATCGCCTCCTACCTGCCGTACGACAAGCTGCTGCCGCTCACCGACGTGATGGTCACCAACGGCGGCTACGGCGGGGTGCACTTCGCGATGGAGCACGGGGTGCCGCTCGTCACCGCGGGCCTCACCGAGGACAAGGCGGAGGTCACGGCGCGTGTCGCCTGGAGCGGCGCCGGCATCAACCTGCGCACCGACCGCGCGGATGCCGCATCCGTGCGTTCCGCCGTCCGCCGCCTCCTCTCCGACCCCACCTTCCGCGAGCGCAGCGCCGCCATCGGCCGCGACATCGCCGCATCCCCCGGCGTGGCGGGCCTCGAGTCCCTCCTCCCCACCCTGACCACCGTCCGCCTCCACTGA